CCAGCGCCGACCGGCTGCACGGCGCGCCGACGGCGCTCTTGCAAGTCGCGATCGGGTTGCGCTATGTGATTCCTCCGGGAACGCACGAGTTGACCGTCGCATTTGCCGGTACCGCTCAGGGGAAAAAAGAGGCGTGGCAGGCATATCGCCGGATGTTGCAGCAGCCGGCGCGTGCTCTTCATCGCCAGGCGCGGCATTTCAAAAAGCTGCTGCGTGAAGCGACGCAACTGCGCACGCCGGAGGCAATTTTCAACGAAGGCTTGCGCTGGGCGCTGGCGGCGACCGATCGCTTCTTCGTTGAAACGCCCGGCGTGGGCGCCGGCTTCATGGCCGGTTTCGCCACCACTGCCAGCGGCTGGCAGGGCGGTCATGAAATCAGCGGCCGGCCGGGCTATGCCTGGTATTTCGGCCGCGACAGCGTGTGGACCGGCTGCGCGGCGCTGGCGTATGGTGATTTCGAAAAAGTGAAGCGCACGCTCGAACTGCTCGGGCGCCATCAGGCTGGCGACGGCAAGATTTTTCACGAATTGACCATGAGCGGCCAGGCGCACTTTGATGCCGCCGATGCCACGCCGCTCTACGTCATTCTGCTGGGACGCTATGTGCGCGCCAGCGGCGACCGCGAGTTTGCGCAGCAGGAATTCCCGCGCGTGCAGCAAGCCCTCGCGTTTTGCCGCGCCAGCGATCGTGATGGCGATCAATTCATCGAGAACACCAATGTTGGCCACGGCTGGGTGGAAGGCGGTGCCCTGTTCCCCGCCCATGCGGAGTTCTATCTCAATGCGTGCTGGACGATGGCGTTGCAGGAAGCCGCCGGGCTCGCGCAGACGCTGGGGCAAGGCCGCCTGCTGAAAAAGTGGGGGCGGCAGTGGCAGCGAACCGCCCGTTGCCTTGCGGCCAAATTTTGGAACAAGCAAACACAGTTCTACAATTTTGCCAAACGAGCCGACGGCACGTTCGTGGAAGAAAAAACGATCATGCCGGCGGTGGCCGTCTATTTCGGGTTGATCGCCGGGAAACGCGCGGAAATCTGTTTGCAGGAATTGGCCGGCCCGCGTTTTTCCACGGACTGGGGCGTGCGCCTGGTGAGCCGCGACAGTCCGATCTACAATCCCGCCGGCTATCACTATGGCAGCGTCTGGCCGTTGTTCACCGGCTGGCTGGCGCTGGCGGAGTACCGCTCGTATCGCCCCACGCAAGGCTTTGTGCACCTCATGAACAACCTGCAGATCTACCGCGAATGGGCGGCAGGCTCTGTTGCGGAAGTGTTGCACGGCGAGAGCTATCAGCCGGCCGGCGTGTGCAGCCATCAAGCCTGGTCGGAAGCCATGGTGTTGCTGCCGGCGCTCGAAGGCATGCTGGGCTTGGAAGTGGACGCGCTGCAGAAGCGGGTCACCTTGCGGCCGGCATTTCCGCCGCAGTGGGACTCGGTCGAAGTGAAGAACATTCGGGTGGGCGAACATCGTCTGCATTTGCGCATGCGGCGGCGTCAACGAGAAACCAGTTACTATTTCCGCAGCGACAGCCTGGCGCCGATGACGCTGCGTGTGCAAGCCATTCTGCCGCTGGGCACGCGCGTGATGTTTTTGCGACTGGTGGGCGACAGGTGGTTCGGAGGCTTGGAGATCACCAGCTTTCGCGATTTTCCAGAGCTTGATTTCGAGCTGCACGGAGGCGCGATTTTGACGTTCACGCATCACGGCGGCATCGGCGTGGTCCCGCCGGTGCCGCAACCGGCAGTGAACGCCGAGTCCACTGGTTTTCGCCTGATACAAGAGAGTTGGGAGCGGCAGAGCTTGCTGCTCACCGTTGCAGGCTGGCCTGGCCGCGAATATGAACTGGAGCTTTACGATCCCGATCATACCATTCGCGGCGTTGAGAACGCCCGCATCGTGGCACGACGCGGCACGTTGGTGGTGCTCAGTTTTGAATTGGAAGGAACGGGGCCGGAGGATGGTCCGGTGACGAGGATCATCAAGGTCATGGCCGCATGAGCGCCCGCGTGGTCACCGGCTGTGCGAGATTTCTCCAAGGCAAACGCCGGCTCGCGCCCGCCGGCAAAACGATTTCAGGCGTGCGCCTTGTCGATCGGCGGCTGCGCCCGGCAAACCGATGGGAATACTGACTTTCAAATTGACAATCAGGCATTTTTTGGCTAAGTTGCGCTGCAAAATTCGATGCACCCTGTGCCTTCATGCGAAAACTAAAGCATTTATTGGAATATCTCGGGCTGCGGCTGCTGGTGCTGATCGCAGCCAGCGTGCCGAGAGCGGCCTTGCTTGCTCTGGGCGCGGGATTGGGAAGATTCACCTTTTCGATTCTTCGCATTCGGCGCCGGGTGGCGTTGGACAATCTGCAGCGAGCCTTCCCGCAAAAAGCACGCGAGGAAGTGCTGGCCCTCGGCCGGCGCAATTACGAAAACTTCGGCATGATGATGATGGAGTATCTGCGTCTGCCGAAGCTCTCCCCGGCCGAACTGGACGAACTCGTGCGCTTTCGTAGCCCGGCAGATGAACAGCTCTGGCAGCAGGCGCTGGCAGAGGGCCGCGGCGCGATTTGCATGACCGGGCACTTTGGCAACTGGGAGTACATGGGCGCGATGGTGGCGCGGCGCTTTCCGATGGTCTTTCTGTATCAGGCGCAAAACAACCCTTACGCCGATCGCCTCATCCGCCGCACGCGCGAGTCGCTGGGCATGGCGAGCATTCCGCGCGGCTCCGCGTTGAAGGGCATCCTCAAAGCGCTGCGCGAGAAAAAGTTCGTCGCGGTGCTCGCCGATCAGGATGCGGGCCAGAGCGGCCTCTTCGTCGACTTTCTCGGCCGGCCGGCCTCGACGGCGCGCGGCCCCGCCGCCTTCGTGTTGCGCAGCGGCGCGCCGATTCTTTTCGTGGCCGCCATTCGCCAGGCCGGCGGCCGACACCTTATCGCCAGCGAGTGCTTGCGTTTTGATGACCTGCCCGAGTCGTGGAGCGAAGATGCAAAGATTCGCGCCGTAACCGAACGCTGGAGCGCCGTGCTGGAACGTTTCATTCGCCGCCATCCCGATCATTGGTTTTGGATGCACCGGCGCTGGAAAACCGCGCCGCCGGCCGGGGCGCTCGAACCCGGCCCCAGGCGCGCATGACTTCCGTGCCTGAGATGGCTGCGCCGGCCACCGGCCCGATCCGAAAAATTCTGATCGTGCAGACCGCGTTCATTGGAGACGTGATTCTGGCGACGCCGCTGGTGGAGGCCGCACATCAGGTATTTGCGCCCTGTGAAGTTCATTTCATGGTGATTCCGGCAGCGGCGAATGCACTCGAACGACATTGCGGCATCCAGCGCGTCTTGATCTTTGACAAACGCGGCGGCCAGCGCAGTTTGGCGGCCCTGTGGCAGTTGGCGCAAGACCTGCGGCGGGAAGATTATGCGGCGGCGATCGTGCCGCACCGCTCGCTGCGCAGTGCCCTGCTGGTTTGGCTGGCGAGAATTCCTCTGCGCATCGGATTTACCCGCAGCGCCGGCAGCCTGCTGTTCACGCAGCGCGTGCCCTACCGCCAAGTGCATGAAGTCGAACGCAATCTCGATTTGTTGCGACCCTTGCGCGCGCTGCCTGCGGCGCTTGCGCCCCGCGTCGTGTGGGATGACGCCGATGCCGCCGTAGTCACAGAAACGATCCGCGACCGCGGGGCGGGACGCCGGCGGTGCGCGCTCGCGCCGGGATCGGTTTGGGCGACCAAGCGCTGGCCGGCAGACCGTTTCGCCCAGCTTGCCCGCGCTTTGATTGCGGAGCACAACGCCGTCGTTTTTCTCGTGGGCGGCAAGAGTGATGCGGAATTGTGCGCCGGCATTGAAGCGCAAGCCGGCGCGCATTGTTTCAATCTCGCCGGCCGGCTGAGCTTGCGGCAATCGGCCGCTTTGCTGGATCGCTGCGCGGTGCTGGTCAGCAACGACAGCGCGCCCACACATCTGGGCGTGGCCACGCGCTGCCGCGTGCTGACGATTTTCGGACCCACGGTGCCGGCCTTTGGCTTCGCGCCCTTTGGCGCCGGCCATGCCGTTCTTGAAAACAATCTTTCGTGCCGGCCGTGCAGCGCGCACGGCAGCCGGCGCTGCCCCATTGGCACGCATGCCTGCATGCTGGAGATTTCGGTTGAGGAGGTTTTGAGGCGGGTGGGTGAAATGCTGGTGCCCGAACACCTCGTGTAACCAAGGGCAGGCTGGTATGGGGTTGCTCGAATCTCTCTGAGCGGCCCACTGTGCAGTCAAGTGTGCCAGCAGTGGGCAGATTGATGAGGAAATGAATGCGCGTGAACTCGAAGCAAGATGAAGGCTGCCGCACGACCGGTATGATGAAGCCCGGGTTTCGGGCAGACAGGGTGGTGAGCCGATGAACGTGATCAAGATCAATGCCGATCATCCCGAGCCGGAAAAAATCACGCTTGCGGTGAATGCCCTGCGGGAGGGGCAGGTTATCGCGTATCTCACCGATACGCTGTACGGCCTGGGTGTCGATGCGCGGCTGCCCGGCGCCATCGATCAGATTTATGCGCTCAAACGCCGGGTGACGGAGAAAGCGCTGCCGGTGATCATCGGTAACCGCGGCATGCTCGCCGGCTGGGTCAAATACGTTTCGCCGGTCGCCGAAAAGCTGATGCATGATTTCTGGCCCGGCCCGTTGACCCTGGTTTTCGAAGCAACCAGAAAAGTTCCGCAGAATCTCATTGCTTCCTCTTCGACGCTGGCGGTGCGCGTGCCGGCGCGCGCCCTGCCGCGGTTGCTCAGTGAAATGCTCAACGCGCCCATCATTTCCACCAGCGCCAATCTCGCGGGCCAGCCGGGCGCCACCAGCGCGGAAGAAGTGGTGCAGCAATTCGGCAGCGAGTTGCCGCTGCTTCTCGATTCCGGCGCCGCCGGCACCACGCTGGCTTCGACCATTTTGGATGTCACCGTCACGCCGCCGCGCCTGCTGCGCGCCGGCGCGCTGCCGCAGGAAGCCATCGTCAAATCGATTGGAGCCATGCAAACGTGAGCGCGCACCGTCCCTTCACCGTCTTGTTCGTCTGCAGCGGCAACAGTTGCCGCAGCCCCATGGCTGAGGCGCTGCTTCGCCTCAAACTGCCATCGCGCTTGCAGGATGAAGTCGAAATTCGATCGGCGGGCACGCTCGGCATCGCAGGCATGCCGGCGGCGGACTCGGCGATCAGCGTAGTGGAAGAAATGGGCGGCGAGTTGCGCGGCCATCGCTCGCAAGGGCTTTCCGCGGAACGGGTGGCCAAGGCCGATCTCATTCTGGCGATGGCGCGCGAGCACGTCGAGCACTTGCAGCGCAAATATCCCAACTATCGCGAGAATGTCTTCCTGCTCAAGCGCTTTGCCAACGATGAGGCGCCTGAAGATCCCGATATCGACGATCCTATCGGCTACGGCCGGGAGGTTTACCGCGATTGCGCGGCAACCATCGCCGAGGAGTTGGACCGCATCATGCCGGCGATCGTGAATCTTGTGCAAAACCACCGGCGCGAGGCCACGTGAATTCGCTGCGGCGCATTCTGCTTGCGCGCACCGACCGTTTGGGAGACGTGATTCTGGCGACGCCGGCGGCCACCGCGCTCAAACAAACGTTTCCTGAGCTTGAAGTTTTTTTCCTTGCGCGGCGCTACACTGCAGGCATTTTGGAGATGCACCCGCACGTCGATGGCATCATTTGCCTGGAGGAAGTGGGCACAGGCGCTCTGGCAAGCCGGCTCAAGAAATGCGGTTTTGACGCAGTGGTGGCGCTTTTCCCCCGGCCGCAACAGGCGTGGAGTTTTTTGCAGGCGGGGATTCCGCTGCGCGTGGGCACCGGCTATCGCTGGTACAGTTTCCTCTACAACCGCCGCGTGTATCAGCACCGCAAGCACGCCCAGCGGCACGAAGCGGAATACAATCTGCAACTGCTGGAGCCGCTCGGCCTGGCCGGCGTCACAGTGGAGTTTCATTATCGACCTGATCCCGCAGTCGAGCTCGAGGTGACGCGCCTGCTTGCCGCGCAGGGCCTGAAAGACGGTTTCGTGGTGTTGCATCCGGGCAGCGGCGGCTCGGCGCGGGAATGGCCGCCGGAACATTTTGCCGCCCTCGCCCACTCGCTCGTGGCGGTGCAGCAGCGCCAAGTGGTGCTCACCGGCCACGAGAGTGAACGCGGACTCACGCAGCGCATTCAGCAATTGGCGGCGAAGAAACCGATCGATTTGGCCGGCCGTTTGACTCTCAAACAACTCGCCGGCGTGACTGCGCGCGCAGCGGTGTTCGTAAGCAACAGCACCGGACCTTTGCATCTCGCGCGCATGGTGGGAACGCCGGTGGTCGCGTTTTATCCGCCGATCACTGCGTGCCGGCCCGAGCGCTGGGGACCATATGGCCGCCGCGCCGACGTGTTGATGTCGCAACAGGAAGAATGCTTTCGCTGCCGGAACTCGCGGCTGCAGGGGTGTGCCTGCATGCAGGCGATTCCCGTGGCGGAAGCCCTCAGGAAGGTTGAAGAGAAATTGTCATGATCAGGAACTGCTGCGGGAGTGTGCCGGCGCGCTTGCGAACGGTGCTCCTGTTGATGCTGGCGCTGGGCTGGCCGGGCGCGCTGCTGTGGGCGCAAAGTCCCCGGCCCGCGGCCCAGCCGGATTCGAGCAATCGCGTTGCGCCCTTGCGCGTCGTGGTGAACCGCGCTTTCGAGGTCGGCGAGAAGCTCACGTTCATCGTGCGCTATGGCCCCATTGTCGCCGGCACGGCAGTCATGTCGGTGCCGGAAGTGGTGACGGTCAACGGCCGGCCGTGCTATCACCTTTTGTCCGAGGCGAACACCAACTCCTTCTTCTCGCGGCTGTATCGCGTGGAAGACCGGGTCAGCTCCTTCACCGACGTGGACGGCATCTTCAGTTGGCGCTATGAGAAGAACCAGCGCGAGGGCAGTTTTCGCGATGAACGCGTGGTGGATTTCGATCTCGCGGCGCAACTTGCCATCACGACCAAGAACGGCAAGCGCGATACCGTGGCGATTCCGCTGTTCGTGCAGGACATCATTTCGGCATTTTACTATATTCGCACGCAGAAGCTGGAGCCGGGCGACACGGTGTACGTCGACAACTACGACAACGGCAAGATTCTGCCGCTCAAGATTGCGGTATACCGGCGCGAGAAGATCAAAGTCCGGGCGGGCAAGTTCAACTGCCTGGTGGTGGAGCCCCATTTGAAAACGCCGGGGCTTTACAACCAAAAGGGCCGTCTCATCGTCCATCTAACCGATGATGAACGTAAGATTCCGGTGATGACCACCACCCAGCTTTATATCAAGGCCTTCAACCTGGGCAATGTCGTTGCCGAGTTGGAGAAGATCGAGGGGGTGGAGGGGTATTGAGGTGCAATTGAGGTGCAGAGCACCTCGAGGTTCCCGTTACAGGCGATATTTCAAACCTGGCCGCCAGAACGGCGAGCCGGCTGAACATCTACAATCCTCAAATTGAACATGGAATTGCATCGTCTATACGACAAAGCCACTGCCGGCGAGCGTCTCACCCCTGACGAAGGCCTGCAACTTCTCAAAAACGGCGAGCTGCTCGAGCTCGGCGCCGCCGCAGATACCGTCCGCCGCCGTAAGATTCCCCAACCGTGGGTGACTTTTGTGGTGGACACCAATCCCAATTACACCAATGTCTGCAACGTTGACTGCATCTTTTGCGCCTTCTATCGCCACGAAGGCGAAGCCGGCAGCTACACTTACTCCGTCGATGAGATGATCCAAAAATTCAAAGAGACGGCGCAAAAGGGCGTGAACACGATTCTGCTGCAGGGCGGCGTGAATCCCAACCTACCGTTTGAGTACTATCTCGAATTGGTGCGGCGCACGCGCGCGGAGGTGCCGGAGGTGCATCCCCATTTCTTCTCGACCTCGGAAATCAAGGGCATGGCCGAAGTCTCCGGCCTGACCGTGCGGGAAGTGCTGCAGCAATTGAAACTGGCGGGCTTGAACACCATTCCCGGCGGCGGCGCGGAGATTCTCTCCGAGCGGGTCAGGAAAAAGATCAGCCACAAGAAAGGCAGCCCCGCCGAGTGGCTGGACATCATGCGCGAGGCGCATCTGCTCGGCTACAAAACCACGGCCACAATGATGTACGGACATCTCGAAACCGACGAGGATATCATTACTCATCTCGAGAGCATTCGCCGCTTGCAGGATGAAACCGGCGGCTTCACCGCCTTCATCCCGTGGAGCTTCAAGCCCGGCAACACGCCGCTCGAAAGGATCATTCCGACTTACGCCACCCCGACGCGCTACCTGCAGATTATCGCGTTCGCGCGCGTTTATCTCGACAACTTTCCGCACATTCAGGCGTCCTGGTTTTCCGAGGGCAAGAAGATCGGTCAGATTGCCCTGCATTTCGGCGCCGATGATTTCGGCGGCACGCTGGTGGAGGAAAACGTCCACGCCGCTGCCAATTTCGTCAACAAAACTTCGACGGAGGAAGTGATCCAACTCATTCGCGAGTCGGGCTATTTGCCGGCGCAACGCAGCACACTCTATGAGATTCTGAAAGTCTATGAGGCCTAAACCCGCGGCCATGCCGATTCCTCGGTGCCATTCTTTGTTCTAATGAACAGCGCACTGCGCCCTCTGTGCCGGAGGGCGGCGGCGCCTGCCGGAACACGGTGCGGCAGCCATGAAACGCCGGAACGCGGCCTCGGGTTTGGGATGAATTGGTCAACTGGACTGAGCAGTAACAAAGGAGGCAGGTCTGCAATCGCAAAGCTGTGAGGGAGGAAACATGAGGAGCACTCCGCAGTGGTCATCGCCGGCGGCGCGCTGGCTGTTGATGATCTTGCTGTCGGCTTCGGTTTATTTCATCAAAAGTTCTGATTCACCACCTGCAGTAACACCCCCGCTGCATCCGGGTTTTGATTCGACGGCCACGGCCCCGGTCACGCCGGCGTATATGGTTGTCGATCACACCATTGCGCATGGCCAAACACTCGCGCAGATTCTCAGCACGAGCTACGTCCGCCCGGAGGATATTCTTCCCACCATCGAGGCGTTACGCTCGATCTTTGATCCCCGCCGCCTGCGCGCCGGCCGGTCACTGCAACTCAAACTCGATTCCCTGGGCACGTTGCACGAGCTGGCCTACCAGCCCTCGCCGGAGCTGGTCATTCGCGTGCAGCGCGACAGTTCCGACAGATTCATCGGAGAAGCCGATTCCCTGCACCTGCATCGCGAAGTGAACTTGCTCGTGGGCGAAGTCACTTCCACGCTCTACGAGGCCGTCGTGGCGCAGCAGGAATCGCCGGAGTTGCTGCTGCAGTACACCGACATTTTTCAATGGGACATTGATTTCTTCATCGACACCCAGCGCGGCGACCGTTTTCGCATTCTCTACGAAAAGCTGTTTGTGGAAAGAGATCAGGGTGAGCGTCAGTTTGTGCGCTACGGCAGGATTCTGGCGGCCAGCTATGAACAGCGTGACTCGAGCTACGCGGCTTTTCTATTTGATCCCGACAGCAGCGGCCGCGGCGGTTATTTCGACCGCCACGGGAACTCGTTTCAAAAGACTTTCTTGAAATCGCCGTTGAACTATCGCCGCATTTCCTCGCACTTTTCGTACGGCCGTATGCATCCGATCCTGCGCAAGGTGCGCGCGCATACGGGCGTGGATTTCGCCGCTGCCACCGGCACGCCGGTGGTCGCCACCGCGAACGGCACGGTGGCAGCGCTGGGTTGGGAGGGGGGCTATGGCAATCGCGTGGTGATCAGTCACAAGAACCATTTCTCCTCGCTCTACGGCCATTTGTCGGGCTTTGCTGAAGGCCTCAAGGTGGGAGACGCCGTGGCGCAGAGCCAGGTGATCGGCTATGTCGGCGCCACCGGCCTGGCAACCGCGCCGCATTTGCATTACACCATGTATCTCAACGGCCGCGCCATCGATCCGCTGCGCATGAAACCGGCGGCCGCCGACCCGATTGCGCCGTCTTTGCGCGCGGCTTTCTTTGCGCATCGCGATCGCCTGCTGCAGGAATTGCAGCCGTTGATTCCACCGTTTGCGGTCGAGCCGGAAGAGAAAATGGCCGCTCGGAAATAGTCGCGGCCAGGCCCTCAGCATCCTCTCCGGCTGCGGGACTGCGGCGCGAGCGAACGTGGCGCCCAGCACGAGGGATGATGCTAGCGAGAATGACACGCCGGCAGGGCCAGCCTCGGGTCAGCCGAGGCTGGCCCTTGCGCAGCTCATTCGATGGCAAACTATTGAATCGCCGGACAAGCGGCGGTGTCAATACAACACCACCTCGGGCTTGGTGGGAATGAGTTTTCGCTGATCGGCCAGATCGTAGAGCAGCGCCAGCGCCCGCTGGCCGCGCTCACCCATGTCGATGGTCACCTCATTCACATACATCTTCACGAATTTCTCCCCCAGCTTCTCATCGATGCCCCGGCCGAATTGCAGCGCGTAAGGAATCGCTTCCTCCTGATGTTGGTAGCCATAGGCAATGCTGTCGCGCAGTCCCTGTGACAGGCGCCGCGCCATCTCCTCGCCGAGATCTCTGCGCACGACATCCAGCCCGAGCGGCAGCGGCAACCCGCCGGAATGCGCCCGCCAGATTTCGCCATAATCAACCAGCTTGTGCAGGCCGAATTGCTGATAATTGATCTGGCCTTCGTGAATCAACAAACCGGCATCGACCTCGCCGGCCTGCACGGCCGCGATGATGTGGTCGAACGGCATATCGACGTTTTGCACTTCCGGATGGAAGATCTTGAGCAGCAGATTCGCGGTGGTCCACTTGCCGGGCGTGCCGATGCGTTTGCCCACCAGCTCCGCCGGACGGGACAGCTTCTGGGACACGATGATCGGACCGTAACCCTCTCCCATGCTGGCGCCGGTGCGCATGATCCAATATTTCCCGCCGACGTGAGCGAGCGCATGCGCGGAAATGGCCGTGACTTCCAGCTCAGCCTGCAATGCCCGCTCATTCAAGGTTTGAATGTCAGCCATCACGTGTTCGATCACCACGCCGGGAATTTTTACCCGGCCGCTGGCCAGGCCATAGAACATGAAGGCATCGTCGGGGTCCGGACTGTGCCCGACGCGCACGAGTCGATCTTGCCTCAAAGCGAAATACTCCCTTTTGGAAATGGTGCCGGGCCAATCGCCCGCCACCGCGGTGAGTTGTTGCTGCCGTTGGGTGCTGGGCTATTTGATCAGGCCCAACTCTCGGCCGGCTTTCTCGAAGGCGCCGACCGCGAAATTCAAATCTTCAGTGGAATGCGTGGCGGACATCATCAGCCGCAGCCGCTCCCTGCCCTTGGGCACGGTGGGAAAGGTGATGGCCATGGCGAAGATGCCGGCTTCAAACAACTGGCGGCTCAACGCCTGCGCTTTGGCCGTGTCACCGATCATCACCG
This genomic window from bacterium contains:
- the waaF gene encoding lipopolysaccharide heptosyltransferase II is translated as MTSVPEMAAPATGPIRKILIVQTAFIGDVILATPLVEAAHQVFAPCEVHFMVIPAAANALERHCGIQRVLIFDKRGGQRSLAALWQLAQDLRREDYAAAIVPHRSLRSALLVWLARIPLRIGFTRSAGSLLFTQRVPYRQVHEVERNLDLLRPLRALPAALAPRVVWDDADAAVVTETIRDRGAGRRRCALAPGSVWATKRWPADRFAQLARALIAEHNAVVFLVGGKSDAELCAGIEAQAGAHCFNLAGRLSLRQSAALLDRCAVLVSNDSAPTHLGVATRCRVLTIFGPTVPAFGFAPFGAGHAVLENNLSCRPCSAHGSRRCPIGTHACMLEISVEEVLRRVGEMLVPEHLV
- a CDS encoding DUF3108 domain-containing protein is translated as MIRNCCGSVPARLRTVLLLMLALGWPGALLWAQSPRPAAQPDSSNRVAPLRVVVNRAFEVGEKLTFIVRYGPIVAGTAVMSVPEVVTVNGRPCYHLLSEANTNSFFSRLYRVEDRVSSFTDVDGIFSWRYEKNQREGSFRDERVVDFDLAAQLAITTKNGKRDTVAIPLFVQDIISAFYYIRTQKLEPGDTVYVDNYDNGKILPLKIAVYRREKIKVRAGKFNCLVVEPHLKTPGLYNQKGRLIVHLTDDERKIPVMTTTQLYIKAFNLGNVVAELEKIEGVEGY
- a CDS encoding M23 family metallopeptidase, whose amino-acid sequence is MRSTPQWSSPAARWLLMILLSASVYFIKSSDSPPAVTPPLHPGFDSTATAPVTPAYMVVDHTIAHGQTLAQILSTSYVRPEDILPTIEALRSIFDPRRLRAGRSLQLKLDSLGTLHELAYQPSPELVIRVQRDSSDRFIGEADSLHLHREVNLLVGEVTSTLYEAVVAQQESPELLLQYTDIFQWDIDFFIDTQRGDRFRILYEKLFVERDQGERQFVRYGRILAASYEQRDSSYAAFLFDPDSSGRGGYFDRHGNSFQKTFLKSPLNYRRISSHFSYGRMHPILRKVRAHTGVDFAAATGTPVVATANGTVAALGWEGGYGNRVVISHKNHFSSLYGHLSGFAEGLKVGDAVAQSQVIGYVGATGLATAPHLHYTMYLNGRAIDPLRMKPAAADPIAPSLRAAFFAHRDRLLQELQPLIPPFAVEPEEKMAARK
- the mqnC gene encoding dehypoxanthine futalosine cyclase → MELHRLYDKATAGERLTPDEGLQLLKNGELLELGAAADTVRRRKIPQPWVTFVVDTNPNYTNVCNVDCIFCAFYRHEGEAGSYTYSVDEMIQKFKETAQKGVNTILLQGGVNPNLPFEYYLELVRRTRAEVPEVHPHFFSTSEIKGMAEVSGLTVREVLQQLKLAGLNTIPGGGAEILSERVRKKISHKKGSPAEWLDIMREAHLLGYKTTATMMYGHLETDEDIITHLESIRRLQDETGGFTAFIPWSFKPGNTPLERIIPTYATPTRYLQIIAFARVYLDNFPHIQASWFSEGKKIGQIALHFGADDFGGTLVEENVHAAANFVNKTSTEEVIQLIRESGYLPAQRSTLYEILKVYEA
- a CDS encoding low molecular weight protein arginine phosphatase, whose product is MSAHRPFTVLFVCSGNSCRSPMAEALLRLKLPSRLQDEVEIRSAGTLGIAGMPAADSAISVVEEMGGELRGHRSQGLSAERVAKADLILAMAREHVEHLQRKYPNYRENVFLLKRFANDEAPEDPDIDDPIGYGREVYRDCAATIAEELDRIMPAIVNLVQNHRREAT
- a CDS encoding lysophospholipid acyltransferase family protein; this translates as MRKLKHLLEYLGLRLLVLIAASVPRAALLALGAGLGRFTFSILRIRRRVALDNLQRAFPQKAREEVLALGRRNYENFGMMMMEYLRLPKLSPAELDELVRFRSPADEQLWQQALAEGRGAICMTGHFGNWEYMGAMVARRFPMVFLYQAQNNPYADRLIRRTRESLGMASIPRGSALKGILKALREKKFVAVLADQDAGQSGLFVDFLGRPASTARGPAAFVLRSGAPILFVAAIRQAGGRHLIASECLRFDDLPESWSEDAKIRAVTERWSAVLERFIRRHPDHWFWMHRRWKTAPPAGALEPGPRRA
- a CDS encoding glycosyltransferase family 9 protein, producing MNSLRRILLARTDRLGDVILATPAATALKQTFPELEVFFLARRYTAGILEMHPHVDGIICLEEVGTGALASRLKKCGFDAVVALFPRPQQAWSFLQAGIPLRVGTGYRWYSFLYNRRVYQHRKHAQRHEAEYNLQLLEPLGLAGVTVEFHYRPDPAVELEVTRLLAAQGLKDGFVVLHPGSGGSAREWPPEHFAALAHSLVAVQQRQVVLTGHESERGLTQRIQQLAAKKPIDLAGRLTLKQLAGVTARAAVFVSNSTGPLHLARMVGTPVVAFYPPITACRPERWGPYGRRADVLMSQQEECFRCRNSRLQGCACMQAIPVAEALRKVEEKLS
- a CDS encoding threonylcarbamoyl-AMP synthase, with product MNVIKINADHPEPEKITLAVNALREGQVIAYLTDTLYGLGVDARLPGAIDQIYALKRRVTEKALPVIIGNRGMLAGWVKYVSPVAEKLMHDFWPGPLTLVFEATRKVPQNLIASSSTLAVRVPARALPRLLSEMLNAPIISTSANLAGQPGATSAEEVVQQFGSELPLLLDSGAAGTTLASTILDVTVTPPRLLRAGALPQEAIVKSIGAMQT
- a CDS encoding ABC transporter substrate-binding protein, whose amino-acid sequence is MRQDRLVRVGHSPDPDDAFMFYGLASGRVKIPGVVIEHVMADIQTLNERALQAELEVTAISAHALAHVGGKYWIMRTGASMGEGYGPIIVSQKLSRPAELVGKRIGTPGKWTTANLLLKIFHPEVQNVDMPFDHIIAAVQAGEVDAGLLIHEGQINYQQFGLHKLVDYGEIWRAHSGGLPLPLGLDVVRRDLGEEMARRLSQGLRDSIAYGYQHQEEAIPYALQFGRGIDEKLGEKFVKMYVNEVTIDMGERGQRALALLYDLADQRKLIPTKPEVVLY